Within Nicotiana tabacum cultivar K326 unplaced genomic scaffold, ASM71507v2 Un00073, whole genome shotgun sequence, the genomic segment ACTAGAAACTTTTTATTCGAGCCCTGTGAATGGAGAAACTTTTTGTCGGAAACGCTTTTCCGTTTCATAAGTTTTGTCTGAAACGAATCTGAATTAGTTGTGCCAATGTGATACCGAATAACTATAACATAGTCCGAAACTTTAAGCATGTCAAACAGGGGTGCATCAATATGATGAGAAACTTATTAACTTCGTCTTGCCATGATATGAATATAACACAGGATTATGGAGTTAGATTGCTAATGTATCGTACTCCTTATTTGGTGGACATGGTGAAAGAAAACATTGGAACAGTGCTGAAGTTGGATTCCATTACTGATGGCAATGCTTGGAAAGGAATGGATGTATTAATATTCAACTCTTGGCATTGGTGGACTCATACCGGCAATTCCCAGCCGTAAACTCTCTCTACTTGCCACTAAACTCATAGCCCGTTTTGATTACTAAATTCGCAACTTAACATTTATACGTATTGAATATTTGAATATATGTTGCAGGTGGGATTATATACAAGAAGGGAATAAAGTTGTCAAAGATATGAACCGTATGGTTGCTTTCTACAAAGGAATGACAACATGGGCTAGATGGGTCAACAAAAATATTGATCCAACTAAAACTAGAGTCTTCTTCCAGGGAATTTCCCCCGTTCACTATCAGTAAGCAATTAATTGCCTCCCTGTTCATTATTAGAATTTATATTCTATACATTGACAACGTCAATTTTCTTTATATTATTAGGTTAAGTTCAATAACTTGTAACGTTACGTACACGTCAAGCCTTATAACTTGCTATAACCGATTAAATCACACTAGGTGTAAAAGTACTTTCATTGCCAAGGTTAACACTCTTAGCAAATGTCACCAACGAGATAGTCTAGTATTTAAAAGATCACAATATAGTCATATATAGTACACGAGTTCAAATCTCACTGACTTCATATTGCACGTGCAAACAAATTCCAAATTTGAAGTAGATAAGAAGAAAAGGTTATACAATCAAACCTTTCTATAACAATCTTATTTATTGCGAATATTTTTGAATGTTATAGCAAAGtactgttatagagaacatatattataacataacataaattttAGTTCCGGAAAAGCTTGGTTTTTATATAGGGatactgttatagagaggtctaaCTGTATATATGAGGTACATATACTCTTAATCGTTAGCAATGTAAGAATTTTTTTCAAAAGCCAATGAAGTTTGAGCTAAAACGAACAGTACTATcacactttttttttaaaagtgttttGGGGTGACTTAGCCCAACAACCTCATCATCttcactttttttctttctcaattaTATATTATTTGTAAATTTGTACAAGATGCTTATGTGATCAAAATTTCAGGGGCAAGCATTGGAACGAACCATCAAAATCATGCAAAGAAGAAACACAACCATTCTTTGGTACAAAGTATCCAGCAGGGACACCTCAAGAAGCCATTGTGGTCAACAAAGTAATGAGCAGAATTAAAAAATCAAAAGCTTATTTATTGGACATTACAACTCTCTCACAATATAGAAAAGATGCACATCCAGGATTTTATAGTGATATGCATGGATCAGACTGTAGTCATTGGTGTCTTCCTGGATTGCCTGATACTTGGAACCTTCTTCTTTATACGGCTCTCATAGGTTGAACAAGTTTCAGCGACAGAACTGTTTTGAAAGATCATTCATAATATGTCGTGACGGTAAAATCGTCACAAAAAGTCTTATTTCTTGTTGTGCATAACCATTATTCTCTAGCTACCATGATACATTTTTCCATTTTAGGAGATGTGTTATTTATGTTGACTATTAGGAATTTGATTAATTCTATTTGtcacaaaataagaaggttgATGTTTGAATTGTAAAGTGGGCATAAGATTTTAAGGCATGAAAGGATGCCTTGGTCGAGGTGAGGGAATATTGTTCTACCTAATGCTTATTTAAAGGAAAAGATTATGAAGttgtttttcatcattttcacatTGCTTTTCTTGTTTGCCTAAACTAGTCCAATAGCCTTTTGGTTTGAGTGAGCAAAATCTCTTGGATTCTGAGAGTGACCCTATTGTAGCAATTTGTATGTCAACTTTTATGCATATTGAAGTCATCATTCACTGGTCaagggaaaattcaaaatatagaggtaaaaggaaaagataaagtCTTGCTTACCTAATACTCTatccgtcccaatttatatgaTTATTTATAGATTTTGAGAATCAAATAAGTTAATATTGATCGTGAATTCGAATGTAGAATCTTTaagtttttgaaataaaatttatattttcgaaaactgcataaaaatgactataagtcacaataattaataatttaaaatattaaaaaaatataaaaaaatatacgaTAAAAAAACTCGTTTGACTCTAGAAATTCGAACTACTACATAAATTATGATGAAGTGAATATCTTTCAAAGTAATCCAAActttaaagataaaattttgcatcCAAAGGCATCAGGCATGAATAAATTTTCCAATGTTATATGTTTGTTTATAAGATGGTAAGTAGAGGGCCGGATACACGTTCGATTGATTTCCGTAGTTTTTTCTCAAATATATATTTGTACTAGTAAATTTTTCCTAGCTTCGCGCGATATGaactttttttattatattatgaatATCTTTCTctaatatttgataattaaaaaaacCAAAAAGTAAGTGTATACTATTAGTCTAttgaaatattttttcaaaaaccgGTTGAGGCCTTTAGTTAGTTTTCAATTTACTATTGACATtttgtttgaaaagaaaaaattgcAAAAACATTGTTAcctttaatttttatgtttttacATCATGTTTGTAGTCCCGCCTTTATTTTTTTACAGATATTTGAATGCATATTTATCTCTCGCACAATTAACTCCTTATTTTTATCCTTAAATAAGTGTAAGTGTATATATATTTACATGCATAATATTAATTACTTGAAACAAGTGTGTAtaatctttatttcttttcttaaaaagTGAAATTTTAATGCTAAACAATTCAAAAGTGTTATGCATGGTGTTCAAACCAACCTGAATCAAACTGACATTAAGAAATTGATATACATTTAGTTTGATTTGATTCAGTTTGATATTGAGGAGATAAGAAAAATCAACCGTTATatgaatatatttattttttaaataatgt encodes:
- the LOC107797195 gene encoding protein trichome birefringence-like 39 is translated as MGFLLLSLFLLFSLETDAKQEEHYYLNATNSTDAKKLSSGCNIFKGKWVFDSSYPLYDFSSCPFIDSEFNCQKYNRPDKSYLKYRWQPFSCNLPRFNGLVFLEKYRGKNIMFVGDSLSLNMWESLACMIHSSVPNVKTAVIKKNGISEIAFLDYGVRLLMYRTPYLVDMVKENIGTVLKLDSITDGNAWKGMDVLIFNSWHWWTHTGNSQPWDYIQEGNKVVKDMNRMVAFYKGMTTWARWVNKNIDPTKTRVFFQGISPVHYQGKHWNEPSKSCKEETQPFFGTKYPAGTPQEAIVVNKVMSRIKKSKAYLLDITTLSQYRKDAHPGFYSDMHGSDCSHWCLPGLPDTWNLLLYTALIG